A region from the Alphaproteobacteria bacterium genome encodes:
- a CDS encoding NADH:ubiquinone oxidoreductase subunit NDUFA12, whose translation MSLSIYFRTWWRGRFVGEDIQGNKYFEGKKMMRYGKLRRWVIYKGRVEASKVPAEWHGWLHYTNDEPPESRHPYPWEKAHLPNLTGTKYAHQPKGLRGIEPEKDYVAWEPK comes from the coding sequence ATGAGTCTTTCTATTTATTTTAGAACGTGGTGGCGCGGACGCTTCGTTGGCGAAGATATACAAGGAAATAAATATTTTGAAGGCAAGAAAATGATGCGTTATGGCAAGCTGCGCCGTTGGGTTATTTACAAAGGACGGGTAGAAGCCTCCAAGGTTCCTGCTGAATGGCATGGATGGTTGCATTATACAAACGATGAGCCGCCAGAATCGCGGCACCCTTACCCTTGGGAAAAAGCGCATTTACCCAATTTGACTGGGACAAAATATGCTCATCAACCGAAGGGTTTGAGGGGCATTGAGCCTGAGAAGGATTACGTGGCTTGGGAGCCAAAGTGA
- a CDS encoding competence/damage-inducible protein A translates to MTQTAAILIIGNEILSGRTQDANIQYLAKHLGDAGIRLDQARVIPDDVEVIVKNVRELASGHTYVFTTGGIGFTHDDRTAFAMGQAFGVEIEENAEALRLLQDYYGDALNEARRRMALMPEGVTLIDNPISKAPAFQIQNVFVLAGVPSVMQGMFDGVIGRLVGGAPILFSAVSCGLPEGVIADELALLQDRHPEVDIGSYPYFKLGILGVSLVMRGIDADSIASATKDVKEMIEGLGGVPVME, encoded by the coding sequence ATGACACAAACAGCAGCAATATTAATTATTGGAAATGAGATTCTGTCTGGCAGAACGCAAGACGCAAATATTCAATATTTGGCAAAACACTTAGGGGATGCTGGCATTCGCCTGGATCAAGCGCGGGTCATTCCAGATGACGTCGAGGTGATTGTTAAGAACGTTCGTGAGCTGGCCTCGGGCCATACATATGTGTTTACGACAGGCGGCATTGGGTTCACCCATGATGACCGCACAGCCTTTGCGATGGGGCAAGCCTTTGGAGTTGAGATTGAGGAAAATGCGGAAGCATTGCGTCTTCTCCAGGACTATTATGGAGACGCTTTGAATGAAGCACGCCGACGCATGGCGTTGATGCCTGAAGGAGTTACCTTAATTGACAACCCCATCAGTAAGGCACCTGCATTTCAAATTCAGAATGTCTTTGTGCTGGCGGGTGTCCCGAGCGTGATGCAAGGGATGTTTGATGGGGTGATTGGACGGTTGGTGGGAGGTGCTCCTATTTTATTTTCCGCGGTTAGTTGTGGATTGCCCGAAGGGGTAATTGCTGATGAGTTGGCCCTCCTTCAAGATCGTCATCCAGAGGTTGATATCGGCAGTTATCCTTATTTTAAGTTGGGTATTTTGGGGGTAAGCCTCGTGATGCGTGGCATTGATGCCGACTCTATTGCGAGCGCAACGAAAGATGTTAAGGAGATGATTGAAGGCTTAGGTGGCGTCCCCGTGATGGAGTAG
- the sfsA gene encoding DNA/RNA nuclease SfsA has translation MRFSPPLLPGHLVKRYKRFLADITLDSGETITAHCANPGALLGGTTPGLRVWVSHNPSPTRKLSYSWQLVEMEDTLVGVNTSLPNPLAEEAILNGDIAELCGYDFLKREVKYGTNSRIDMLLTSPNKPPCYVEVKNVHLKRGQSAAFPDSVTTRGAKHLRELETIAAQGSRAVMLYIIQRNDCTDFQFAADIDPVYAKTAEQALSKGVEAYAYLCSVSVNEIEVSRKISVIL, from the coding sequence ATGCGCTTTTCTCCCCCCCTCCTTCCCGGTCACCTTGTTAAGCGATATAAACGTTTCCTAGCTGATATTACTTTGGACTCAGGCGAGACCATCACCGCCCATTGTGCGAATCCGGGGGCCCTCTTAGGGGGAACCACACCCGGTTTGCGCGTGTGGGTGTCTCACAATCCATCACCAACCCGCAAACTAAGCTATTCCTGGCAACTCGTCGAGATGGAGGATACACTCGTAGGCGTGAATACAAGCCTACCCAATCCGTTAGCCGAAGAAGCGATTTTGAATGGCGATATCGCAGAACTGTGCGGATACGATTTTCTCAAACGAGAGGTTAAATACGGGACCAATTCGCGGATTGATATGCTGCTTACAAGTCCAAACAAGCCCCCCTGCTATGTTGAAGTCAAGAATGTTCACCTGAAACGGGGTCAATCAGCCGCATTTCCTGACTCTGTTACCACACGAGGAGCCAAGCATTTACGGGAATTAGAAACCATAGCTGCCCAAGGCTCACGAGCCGTGATGCTGTATATTATTCAAAGAAATGACTGCACTGATTTCCAGTTTGCCGCCGACATTGATCCTGTTTATGCAAAAACCGCGGAACAAGCTCTCTCAAAGGGCGTTGAGGCTTATGCCTACCTGTGCTCCGTTAGCGTTAATGAGATTGAAGTGTCGAGGAAAATCTCTGTTATTTTATGA